A region of the Streptomyces durocortorensis genome:
ACCGGCGCACGGTCGCACACCCGGCCGGGTCCCGCCGGTGACGGGCGGTGCCGCGGACGGGACGATACGCTGTGGGCGCAGCTCAGAAGGTATGCCGCGTACGGTAGTTGGGCACACCCGCAGGAGCGGACGGTGCGGCGAGTGGGGGCGACAGGTGGCCAACGACGGATTCGACTTCTCACCCGGGGCCCAGATCCCGATCCAGGGGTCCGGCGGTCAGTCGGTGGCGACCAACGCCCTGGCCTCGGCGGCGTATCGGGACAGCCCGGTGGAGAAGATCCTCGACGCCAACAGCGAGTGGCACAAGTCCGTGGTGAAGCCGGGGTCCTCCAAGCTGTTCAAGTCGGACTACTTCAAGCCCAATCTCGGCGAGGCGTTCGCCCGCGCCGTTCAGGAACGGATGCTGGGCGGAGCCCGTAAGGCGCTCATCCAGTCCTTCGGCACCGACCCGCAGACGGTGGTGGAGCACTGCCTGTCCGCGAACAACCTGCGCAAGGCCCGTGACACCCGGCTCACGCTGGTGACCGTGGTGTTCGGCATCCTCTTCCTGCCCGGACTGCTGGCGTGGGTGATCGCCTTCCGGGTCCGCGACGCGCTCGACAAGTCCAAGGACACGGCGTTCCGGTCGGTCGGTACGGTGCTGCTGGCGGCCTGCGGGATCGGCGCGCTGGTGCTGATGGTCAAGCTCCCCCTGGACGGGCTGCTCGCGCTCTACGTCCGGGGCGCGCTCGTCGCCCCGGTGATCGGCTGGCTCCTCGCCAAGCGGATCGCGGAGACCTCCGCCAAGGATCTGCGGGCCCGCTGGGACGGGCTGCTGTCCGGTACCGGAGTGATCGCGAAGATCCCCGAGGCGGTGCCGAAGAACCCCAACGAGACCGCACGCGAGGCGCTGCGCCAGGGTCTGGAGAAGCTGTCGGCCGAGCAGCAGTCCAACGCCGTCTTCTACGCGGGGCCCAAGGGCGTCCTCGGGATGGGCACCCGCTGGGGCAGCTGGCAGCTGGCCGAGGAGCTGGTCCCCAAGGACCCGACGAAGGAGATCCACCAGTTCCGCAGCTGGGACCTGATCAGGATCATCCACGACCAGCTGAAGATGCTGGAGCGCGGCCCGCTGAACACCGGCGGCTTTCCCAAGCCGTCCGTGAAGCACTGGATCGTCTCGCCGATCGGGGAGAACGCCGACGCCGTCTCGCGCCCCGACGGCGAGGACGTCGCCACCTTCCAGGTGAAGCCGCACGAGATACAGCGGATCTGCAACCACCAGCAGTTCGGCAGCGGTGACCGGCACTATCTGGGCGTCCAGTTCACCCTGTGGGACGGGCAGCTGGTGATCACGATGATGATCACCGTCACCGTGCTCCACGAGACCCTGCGCATCGAGGTCACCGGCCATGCGCTCGGGCCGGTGCACGGGCTGTTCCTCTCCAAGCCGGAGGCCAAGACGAAGACGGTCAACAAGACCGTCCGCTTCTGGGAGACCCGGGACATCCAGCTGCCGCTGGTGGAGGCCAAGGAGGTCGTCCGGCTCGCGCTGCGGGCCCCCCTCACCTGGTATCCGCCCCTGCTGGACTACCTGGGCGGGAAGATAGTGCTGCCCGAGCCGTTCGGGCTGCGGCACGCCTGGGCGGCCAAGCCGTGGAACCACCGCTTCATGGCGGACGACGCGATGCGCGCCGCGACCCCGGTGCTGCGGGTCGTCCACTCGGCGGCCATGCGCGTGCTGGAGGAGAACGGTGTGGACACCGAGCGCTTCGACAACCGCTCGATAGTCCTGAGCGGCCTCGTCCAGGACCCGGCCCCGCGCAAGGCCGACGTCTACGACGCCTAGGCGCGCGTACGCGGGAAGACCCCCCGCCGGACGGGGGTCTTCCAGCGTTACCCGCGGGACCGCCCGCTCAGACGGTCGCGGGCCAGACGTCGGCCAGCATCGCCCGGGTGTCGCCGAGCAGCTGCGGCAGCACCTTGGTGTGGCCGATGACCGGCATGAAGTTGGTGTCCCCGCCCCAGCGCGGCACCAGGTGCTGGTGCAGATGGGCGGCGATCCCCGCACCGGCGACGGAGCCCTGGTTCATGCCGATGTTGAAGCCGTGCGCCCCGGAGGCCGCGCGCAGGGCGACCATCGCCCGCTTGGTGAAGTCCGCCAGCTCGACGGTCTCGGGGCCGTCCAGCTCGGTGTAGTCGGCGACATGACGGTAGGGCACCACCATGAGGTGGCCGCCGTTGTACGGATACAGGTTCAGCACCGCGTAGACGTGCTCGCCGCGCGCCACGACGAGGCCCTCCTCGTCGGATTTCGCCGGGATCGAACAGAACGGACAGCCGTCCTCGGCACCCGGGCCGCTCGGCTTGTTCTCGCCCTGGATGTACGCCATCCGATGGGGCGTCCACAGGCGCTGGAATGCGTCGGGCGTCCCCACGCCGATCTGCTGCTCCGGCTCACTCGTCATGCCGATCAGCATATTGCGTCACCCGTGCGGAGCGTGTCGCCGGGGGCGCACCGCACGGCCGCCCGCAATGCTGAGGCGATGAGCGACCTACCCGCATCCGAGCCACCGGCCCGGCTGACCCGCTGGGAGCAGCGTACGGAGGTGCCCCTCTTCGCCGCGGGGCTGCTCTTCCTGGCGGGATACGCGGTCCGGGTGCTGACCCCGCACGAGGCCGAGCCCTGGAACGGCATCGCCCTGATCCTCGTCTGGTCGACCTGGCTGCTGTTCCTGGCGGATTACGTGACGCGGCTGGGGCTCAGCGGCCTGGGCGCGCGCTTCGTCCGCACTCACTGGCTGGACACCCTGGTCCTGCTGCTGCCGTTGCTGCGCCCGCTGCGGATGGTCCAGGTCTATACGGCGGTGCAGCGCCGCCGCGACCGGCCGCGGCTGAACCTGTACGCGCGCGTGATGGCGTACGCGAGTACCACCGTCGGCCTGCTCGGATTCGCCGCCTCGCTCGCGGTCTACCACCTGGAGCACGCGGCCCCCGGCGCCTCCATCCATACCTTCGGCGACGCGGTGTGGTGGGCGTGCGCGACGCTCACGACGGTCGGTTACGGGGACGCCTCACCGGTCACCTTCTGGGGCCGGACGGTGGCGGCGGGGCTGATGGCGTGCGGGCTCGCGCTGCTCGGCGCGGTGACCGGGTCGTTCTCGTCGTGGCTGATCCAGGTGTTCACGCGGGAGGACGAGAAACGGCCCCCGGAGCGCGGGTAGCGCCGCGGGGGCCGTGACCCGGGAGATGGCTCAGACCTGGACGCGGTCCTCGACGGCCTTCGCGATCTTGGCGATGGCCTCGTCGACCGGGATGCCGTTCTCCTGCGAACCGTCGCGGTAGCGGAAGGAGACGGCGCCGTTGGCCATGTCCTCGTCACCGGCGATGATCATGAAGGGAACCTTGCTCTTCTGCTGGTTGCGGATCTTCTTCTGCATCCGGTCCGATGAGGCGTCCACGTCCACCCGCAGCCCCTGCTTGCGCGCCTTGGCGGCGAACTCCTGGAGGTAGGGGATGTGGGCGTCGCCGATCGGGATGCCGACGGCCTGGACCGGGGCGAGCCAGACCGGGAAGGCGCCCGCGTAGTGCTCCAGGAGCACGGCGAAGAAGCGCTCGATGGAGCCGAACAGGGCACGGTGGATCATGACCGGGCGCTGCTTGGAGCCGTCGGGGCCGGTGTACTCCAGGTCGAAGCGCTCCGGCAGGTTGAAGTCGAGCTGCACGGTCGACATCTGCCAGGTGCGGCCGATGGCGTCCTTGCACTGCACGGAGATCTTCGGGCCGTAGAACGCGGCGCCGCCCGGGTCCGGGACCAGCGGGAGGCCCTGCTTCTCGGCGACCTGGCGCAGCGTCTCGGTGGCCTCCTCCCAGGTCTCGTCGGAGCCGACGTACTTCTCCGGGTCCTTGGTGGAGAGCTCCAGGTAGAAGTCGGTGAGCCCGTAGTCGCGGAGCAGGTTCAGCACGAAGGTGAGCGTGCGGTCCAGCTCCTCGGCCATCTGCTCCTTGGTGCAGTAGATGTGCGCGTCGTCCTGCGTGAAGCCGCGCGAGCGGGTCAGGCCGTGCACGACGCCCGACTTCTCGTAGCGATACACCGTGCCGAACTCGAAGAGGCGCAGCGGCAGTTCGCGGTAGGAGCGGCCGCGCGCGTCGAAGATCAGGTTGTGCATCGGGCAGTTCATCGGCTTGAGGTAGTAGTCCACCCCGTCGTCGAGCTGCATGGGCGGGTACATGCCGTCGGCGTACCAGTCCAGGTGGCCGGACTTCTCGAAGAGCTTGCCCTTGGTGGCGTGCGGGCTGTAGACGAACTCGTAGCCCTCCTCCTCGTGACGGCGGCGCGAGTAGTCCTCCATGGCCCGGCGGATGACGCCGCCCTTGGGGTGGAAGACCGCGAGGCCGGGG
Encoded here:
- the thrS gene encoding threonine--tRNA ligase, which translates into the protein MSDVRVIIQRDSEREEHAVTTGTTAGELFPGQRTVVAARIGGELKDLSYELRDGETVEPVEISSEDGLNILRHSTAHVMAQAVQELFPEAKLGIGPPVKDGFYYDFDVEKPFTPEDLKAIEKKMQEIQKRGQKFSRRVVSDEAAREELAGEPYKLELIGIKGSASSDDGADVEVGGGELTIYDNLDAKTGDLCWKDLCRGPHLPTTRFIPAFKLMRNAAAYWRGSEKNPMLQRIYGTAWPTKDELKAHLEFLEEAAKRDHRKLGNELDLFSFPDEIGPGLAVFHPKGGVIRRAMEDYSRRRHEEEGYEFVYSPHATKGKLFEKSGHLDWYADGMYPPMQLDDGVDYYLKPMNCPMHNLIFDARGRSYRELPLRLFEFGTVYRYEKSGVVHGLTRSRGFTQDDAHIYCTKEQMAEELDRTLTFVLNLLRDYGLTDFYLELSTKDPEKYVGSDETWEEATETLRQVAEKQGLPLVPDPGGAAFYGPKISVQCKDAIGRTWQMSTVQLDFNLPERFDLEYTGPDGSKQRPVMIHRALFGSIERFFAVLLEHYAGAFPVWLAPVQAVGIPIGDAHIPYLQEFAAKARKQGLRVDVDASSDRMQKKIRNQQKSKVPFMIIAGDEDMANGAVSFRYRDGSQENGIPVDEAIAKIAKAVEDRVQV
- a CDS encoding HIT family protein, which encodes MLIGMTSEPEQQIGVGTPDAFQRLWTPHRMAYIQGENKPSGPGAEDGCPFCSIPAKSDEEGLVVARGEHVYAVLNLYPYNGGHLMVVPYRHVADYTELDGPETVELADFTKRAMVALRAASGAHGFNIGMNQGSVAGAGIAAHLHQHLVPRWGGDTNFMPVIGHTKVLPQLLGDTRAMLADVWPATV
- a CDS encoding potassium channel family protein — its product is MSDLPASEPPARLTRWEQRTEVPLFAAGLLFLAGYAVRVLTPHEAEPWNGIALILVWSTWLLFLADYVTRLGLSGLGARFVRTHWLDTLVLLLPLLRPLRMVQVYTAVQRRRDRPRLNLYARVMAYASTTVGLLGFAASLAVYHLEHAAPGASIHTFGDAVWWACATLTTVGYGDASPVTFWGRTVAAGLMACGLALLGAVTGSFSSWLIQVFTREDEKRPPERG